The following proteins are co-located in the Salvelinus fontinalis isolate EN_2023a chromosome 41, ASM2944872v1, whole genome shotgun sequence genome:
- the LOC129840224 gene encoding phospholipid-transporting ATPase IH-like isoform X2: MDFSSIRKFITRWCAGEENWVDTRTVYIGNKEPPPGAEAYIPQRYPDNRIISSKYTFWNFVPKNLFEQFRRIANFYFLIIFLVQLIIDTPTSPITSGLPLFFVITVTAIKQGYEDWLRHKADNAINQCPVHEVQHGKVIRKQSRKLRVGDVVLIKEDETFPCDLILLSTSREDGTCFVTTASLDGESSHKTYYAVQDTKAFNTEEDFDTLQASIECEQPQPDLYKFVGRINIYSDRNEPIARPLGSENLLLRGATLKNTQHIYAVAIYTGMETKMALNYQSKSQKRSAVEKSMNAYLIVYLCILISKALINTVLKYVWQADPDKDEPFYNQKTDTERQRHILIRAFTDFLAFMVLFNYIIPVSMYVTVEMQKFLGSYFIMWDDEMFDEELGERAQVNTSDLNEELGQVEYVFTDKTGTLTENNMEFIECCVDGYVYVPDAICNGQVMPGATSMDMIDSSPGPGGKESEELFFRALCLCHTVQVKEEETVDGIKMGIHQNKATSFYISSSPDEVALVEGMKRLGFTYLRLKDSHMEILNREDEVERFELLEVLTFDSVRRRMSVIVRSTTGEYYLFCKGADSSIFPRVISGKVEQVKARVEHNAVEGLRTLCVAYRKLSVAQYEETCHLLNSAKLALQDRDRKLAEAYDLIEKDFILLGATAVEDRLQDKAADTIESLQKAGMKVWVLTGDKMETAAATCYASKLFRRSTQILELTTKRTEEQSLHDVLFDLSKTVLRQHGSMTRDTFSGLSADCVDYGLIIDGATLSAVLKPSQEDSSQGNYKEIFLEICRNCSAVLCCRMAPLQKAQIVKLIKSSPEHPITLAIGDGANDVSMILEAHVGIGIMGKEGRQAARNSDYAIPKFKHLKKMLLVHGHYYYVRISELVQYFFYKNVAFIFPQFLYQFFCGFSQQPLYDTAYLTLYNISFTSLPILLFSLIEQHINMDILKKDPSLYRDIAKNSLLRWPIFIYWTFLGLFDAIVFFFGSYFLFNNSTFTSNGQMFGNWTFGTLVFTVLVFTVTLKLALDTHYWTWINHFVIWGSLLFFVIFSLLWGGIIWPFLNYQRMYYVFIQMLSSGPAWLSIILLIVISLLPDVVKKVVCRALWPTTTERIQNADKLYNGQLSEFTPLASLHAPTRRRADHQNPIPRRSEPFTKKLMFTHWRGGPDYCTFTPLLRFAGNSRHSRAGYVQNWAGPETSV; the protein is encoded by the exons TGTGCTGGAGAGGAGAACTGGGTGGACACCAGGACGGTGTACATCGGAAACAAGGAGCCCCCACCGGGAGCGGAGGCCTACATTCCCCAGAGGTACCCCGACAACCGCATCATCTCCTCCAAG TACACCTTCTGGAATTTTGTTCCGAAGAATTTGTTTGAGCAGTTTAGAAGAATTGCCAATTTCTACTTCCTCATCATATTTCTTGTCCAG TTGATAATTGACACTCCCACCAGTCCCATCACCAGCGGACTACCTCTCTTCTTTGTCATCACTGTCACGGCCATCAAACAGGGCTATGAGGACTGGCTCAGGCACAAAGCAGACAATGCTATTAACCAGTGTCCTGTGCACGAGGTGCAGCATGGGAAGGTGATCAGGAAACAGAGTCGTAAGCTGAGG GTGGGTGATGTGGTGCTGATCAAGGAAGATGAGACGTTCCCCTGTGACCTCATCCTTCTCTCCACCAGTAGGGAGGATGGGACCTGTTTTGTCACTACAGCCAGTCTGGATGGGGAGTCCAGTCACAAG ACCTACTATGCTGTGCAGGACACTAAGGCCTTCAACACAGAGGAGGATTTTGATACTCTACAGGCTTCTATTGAATGTGAACAACCACAGCCAGACCTCTACAA ATTCGTGGGCCGAATCAATATTTATTCGGACAGAAACGAGCCCATCGCGAG GCCTTTAGGATCTGAGAACCTACTTCTCAGAGGGGCGACACTGAAAAACACACAGCACATATATG CTGTTGCCATCTACACTGGCATGGAGACCAAGATGGCGCTCAACTACCAGTCCAAGTCCCAGAAACGCTCTGCAGTGGAGAA GTCAATGAATGCGTATCTGATAGTGTACCTGTGCATCCTGATCAGCAAGGCTCTGATCAACACAGTGCTGAAGtatgtgtggcaggctgacccGGACAAAGACGAGCCCTTCTACAACCAGAAGACTGACACAGAGAGGCAACGCCATATA ttgatCCGGGCGTTCACAGACTTCCTGGCCTTCATGGTGTTGTTTAATTACATCATCCCTGTGTCCATGTACGTTACCGTGGAGATGCAGAAGTTCCTGGGGTCCTACTTCATCATGTGGGAtgatgagatgtttgacgaggaactgggagagagggCTCAGGTTAACACATCTGACCTCAATGAAGAACTGGGACAG GTGGAGTACGTGTTTACAGACAAGACAGGCACCCTGACAGAGAACAACATGGAGTTTATAGAGTGCTGTGTGGACGGCTATGTTTACGTCCCTGATGCCATCTGTAATGGACAGGTCATGCCAGGGGCAACCAGCATGGACATGATCGACTCCTCACCTGGACCAGGGGGCAAG GAGTCTGAGGAGCTGTTCTTCCGGGCGTTGTGTCTGTGCCACACGGTAcaggtgaaggaggaggagacagtggatGGCATCAAGATGGGTATCCACCAGAACAAGGCCACCTCCTTCTACATATCATCCTCTCCTGACGAGGTGGCATTGGTGGAGGGCATGAAGAG GCTTGGCTTCACCTATCTGCGGCTGAAGGACAGTCACATGGAGATTCTCAATAGGGAGGATGAGGTTGAGAG GTTTGAGCTGCTGGAGGTATTGACCTTTGACTCTGTGAGAAGGAGAATGAGTGTTATCGTCAGGTccaccacag GGGAGTACTACCTGTTCTGTAAAGGGGCCGACTCCTCCATCTTCCCCCGGGTGATCTCTGGCAAGGTGGAGCAGGTCAAAGCCAGAGTGGAGCACAACGCTGtg gaggGTCTACGGACACTGTGCGTGGCGTACAGGAAGTTGAGCGTGGCTCAGTACGAGGAGACGTGTCACCTGCTGAACAGCGCCAAGCTGGCCCTGCAGGACCGAGACAGGAAGCTGGCCGAGGCCTATGACCTCATTGAGAAGGACTTCATACTGCTGGGGGCCACCGCCGTGGAGGACAG GCTCCAGGACAAGGCAGCGGACACCATCGAGTCTCTCCAGAAGGCTGGGATGAAGGTGTGGGTGCTGACCGGAGACAAGATGGAGACGGCAGCGGCTACTTGTTACGCTAGCAAGCTGTTCCGCCGCTCCACACAGATACTGGAGCTGACCACCAAACGCACCGAGGAACAGAGTCTACATGACGTTCTGTTTGACCTGAGTAAAACCGTACTCAGACAGCATGGTAGCATGACCAGAGACACCTTCTCAGG tttgtCTGCTGACTGTGTGGACTACGGTCTGATCATCGACGGGGCCACCCTGTCTGCGGTGCTGAAGCCCAGTCAGGAGGACTCCAGTCAGGGGAACTACAAGGAGATCTTCCTGGAGATCTGTAGGAACTGCAGCGCTGTGCTCTGCTGCCGCATGGCGCCCCTCCAGAAAGCACAG ATTGTGAAGCTGATCAAATCGTCTCCAGAACACCCCATCACACTAGCCATTGGAGACGGGGCTAATGATGTTAGCATGATCCTGGAGGCTCACGTGGGCATCG GCATCATGGGTAAAGAGGGTCGCCAGGCAGCGCGGAACAGCGACTACGCCATCCCGAAGTTCAAACACCTGAAGAAGATGCTGCTGGTTCACGGACACTACTACTACGTCCGCATCTCAGAGCTTGTCCAGTACTTCTTCTACAAA AATGTCGCCTTCATCTTCCCTCAGTTCCTCTACCAGTTCTTCTGTGGCTTCTCCCAACAG CCGCTGTATGACACAGCCTATCTGACACTGTACAATATCAGCTTTACCTCTCTACCCATCCTGCTCTTCAGCCTCATCGAGCAGCACATCAACATGGACATCCTCAAGAAAGACCCCTCCCTCTACAG GGACATAGCTAAGAACTCTCTCCTGCGTTGGCCCATTTTCATCTACTGGACCTTTCTGGGGTTGTTCGACGCCATCGTCTTCTTCTTTGGTTCTTACTTCCTGTTCAACAACAGCACCTTCACCAGCAACGGACAG ATGTTTGGTAACTGGACGTTTGGGACTCTGGTCTTCACTGTGCTGGTGTTCACAGTCACGTTAAAG cTCGCCCTGGACACACACTACTGGACGTGGATCAACCACTTTGTCATCTGGGGCTCGCTGCTTTTCTTCGTCATCTTCTCTCTGCTATGGGGAGGCATCATTTG gccCTTCCTGAACTACCAGAGGATGTACTATGTGTTTATTCAGATGTTGTCCAGCGGTCCGGCCTGGCTCAGCATCATCCTGCTCATCGTCATCAGTTTGCTGCCTGACGTGGTCAAGAAGGTCGTCTGTAGGGCCCTGTGGCCCACCACCACAGAACGCATCCag AATGCAGACAAGCTGTATAACGGCCAGCTATCGGAGTTCACCCCGCTGGCATCTCTCCACGCGCCCACGCGCAGGAGGGCCGACCACCAGaaccccattcccagaaggtctgAACCCTTCACCAAAAAACTCATGTTCACCCACTGGAGGGGCGGGCCCGACTACTGCACTTTCACCCCACTCCTCCGATTCGCCGGCAACTCCCGTCACTCTAGGGCTGGCTACGTCCAGAATTGGGCAGGGCCTGAGACCTCGGTGTAG
- the LOC129840224 gene encoding phospholipid-transporting ATPase IH-like isoform X1 gives MDFSSIRKFITRWCAGEENWVDTRTVYIGNKEPPPGAEAYIPQRYPDNRIISSKYTFWNFVPKNLFEQFRRIANFYFLIIFLVQLIIDTPTSPITSGLPLFFVITVTAIKQGYEDWLRHKADNAINQCPVHEVQHGKVIRKQSRKLRVGDVVLIKEDETFPCDLILLSTSREDGTCFVTTASLDGESSHKTYYAVQDTKAFNTEEDFDTLQASIECEQPQPDLYKFVGRINIYSDRNEPIARPLGSENLLLRGATLKNTQHIYAVAIYTGMETKMALNYQSKSQKRSAVEKSMNAYLIVYLCILISKALINTVLKYVWQADPDKDEPFYNQKTDTERQRHILIRAFTDFLAFMVLFNYIIPVSMYVTVEMQKFLGSYFIMWDDEMFDEELGERAQVNTSDLNEELGQVEYVFTDKTGTLTENNMEFIECCVDGYVYVPDAICNGQVMPGATSMDMIDSSPGPGGKESEELFFRALCLCHTVQVKEEETVDGIKMGIHQNKATSFYISSSPDEVALVEGMKRLGFTYLRLKDSHMEILNREDEVERFELLEVLTFDSVRRRMSVIVRSTTGEYYLFCKGADSSIFPRVISGKVEQVKARVEHNAVEGLRTLCVAYRKLSVAQYEETCHLLNSAKLALQDRDRKLAEAYDLIEKDFILLGATAVEDRLQDKAADTIESLQKAGMKVWVLTGDKMETAAATCYASKLFRRSTQILELTTKRTEEQSLHDVLFDLSKTVLRQHGSMTRDTFSGLSADCVDYGLIIDGATLSAVLKPSQEDSSQGNYKEIFLEICRNCSAVLCCRMAPLQKAQIVKLIKSSPEHPITLAIGDGANDVSMILEAHVGIGIMGKEGRQAARNSDYAIPKFKHLKKMLLVHGHYYYVRISELVQYFFYKNVAFIFPQFLYQFFCGFSQQPLYDTAYLTLYNISFTSLPILLFSLIEQHINMDILKKDPSLYRDIAKNSLLRWPIFIYWTFLGLFDAIVFFFGSYFLFNNSTFTSNGQLMTTNTQMMFGNWTFGTLVFTVLVFTVTLKLALDTHYWTWINHFVIWGSLLFFVIFSLLWGGIIWPFLNYQRMYYVFIQMLSSGPAWLSIILLIVISLLPDVVKKVVCRALWPTTTERIQNADKLYNGQLSEFTPLASLHAPTRRRADHQNPIPRRSEPFTKKLMFTHWRGGPDYCTFTPLLRFAGNSRHSRAGYVQNWAGPETSV, from the exons TGTGCTGGAGAGGAGAACTGGGTGGACACCAGGACGGTGTACATCGGAAACAAGGAGCCCCCACCGGGAGCGGAGGCCTACATTCCCCAGAGGTACCCCGACAACCGCATCATCTCCTCCAAG TACACCTTCTGGAATTTTGTTCCGAAGAATTTGTTTGAGCAGTTTAGAAGAATTGCCAATTTCTACTTCCTCATCATATTTCTTGTCCAG TTGATAATTGACACTCCCACCAGTCCCATCACCAGCGGACTACCTCTCTTCTTTGTCATCACTGTCACGGCCATCAAACAGGGCTATGAGGACTGGCTCAGGCACAAAGCAGACAATGCTATTAACCAGTGTCCTGTGCACGAGGTGCAGCATGGGAAGGTGATCAGGAAACAGAGTCGTAAGCTGAGG GTGGGTGATGTGGTGCTGATCAAGGAAGATGAGACGTTCCCCTGTGACCTCATCCTTCTCTCCACCAGTAGGGAGGATGGGACCTGTTTTGTCACTACAGCCAGTCTGGATGGGGAGTCCAGTCACAAG ACCTACTATGCTGTGCAGGACACTAAGGCCTTCAACACAGAGGAGGATTTTGATACTCTACAGGCTTCTATTGAATGTGAACAACCACAGCCAGACCTCTACAA ATTCGTGGGCCGAATCAATATTTATTCGGACAGAAACGAGCCCATCGCGAG GCCTTTAGGATCTGAGAACCTACTTCTCAGAGGGGCGACACTGAAAAACACACAGCACATATATG CTGTTGCCATCTACACTGGCATGGAGACCAAGATGGCGCTCAACTACCAGTCCAAGTCCCAGAAACGCTCTGCAGTGGAGAA GTCAATGAATGCGTATCTGATAGTGTACCTGTGCATCCTGATCAGCAAGGCTCTGATCAACACAGTGCTGAAGtatgtgtggcaggctgacccGGACAAAGACGAGCCCTTCTACAACCAGAAGACTGACACAGAGAGGCAACGCCATATA ttgatCCGGGCGTTCACAGACTTCCTGGCCTTCATGGTGTTGTTTAATTACATCATCCCTGTGTCCATGTACGTTACCGTGGAGATGCAGAAGTTCCTGGGGTCCTACTTCATCATGTGGGAtgatgagatgtttgacgaggaactgggagagagggCTCAGGTTAACACATCTGACCTCAATGAAGAACTGGGACAG GTGGAGTACGTGTTTACAGACAAGACAGGCACCCTGACAGAGAACAACATGGAGTTTATAGAGTGCTGTGTGGACGGCTATGTTTACGTCCCTGATGCCATCTGTAATGGACAGGTCATGCCAGGGGCAACCAGCATGGACATGATCGACTCCTCACCTGGACCAGGGGGCAAG GAGTCTGAGGAGCTGTTCTTCCGGGCGTTGTGTCTGTGCCACACGGTAcaggtgaaggaggaggagacagtggatGGCATCAAGATGGGTATCCACCAGAACAAGGCCACCTCCTTCTACATATCATCCTCTCCTGACGAGGTGGCATTGGTGGAGGGCATGAAGAG GCTTGGCTTCACCTATCTGCGGCTGAAGGACAGTCACATGGAGATTCTCAATAGGGAGGATGAGGTTGAGAG GTTTGAGCTGCTGGAGGTATTGACCTTTGACTCTGTGAGAAGGAGAATGAGTGTTATCGTCAGGTccaccacag GGGAGTACTACCTGTTCTGTAAAGGGGCCGACTCCTCCATCTTCCCCCGGGTGATCTCTGGCAAGGTGGAGCAGGTCAAAGCCAGAGTGGAGCACAACGCTGtg gaggGTCTACGGACACTGTGCGTGGCGTACAGGAAGTTGAGCGTGGCTCAGTACGAGGAGACGTGTCACCTGCTGAACAGCGCCAAGCTGGCCCTGCAGGACCGAGACAGGAAGCTGGCCGAGGCCTATGACCTCATTGAGAAGGACTTCATACTGCTGGGGGCCACCGCCGTGGAGGACAG GCTCCAGGACAAGGCAGCGGACACCATCGAGTCTCTCCAGAAGGCTGGGATGAAGGTGTGGGTGCTGACCGGAGACAAGATGGAGACGGCAGCGGCTACTTGTTACGCTAGCAAGCTGTTCCGCCGCTCCACACAGATACTGGAGCTGACCACCAAACGCACCGAGGAACAGAGTCTACATGACGTTCTGTTTGACCTGAGTAAAACCGTACTCAGACAGCATGGTAGCATGACCAGAGACACCTTCTCAGG tttgtCTGCTGACTGTGTGGACTACGGTCTGATCATCGACGGGGCCACCCTGTCTGCGGTGCTGAAGCCCAGTCAGGAGGACTCCAGTCAGGGGAACTACAAGGAGATCTTCCTGGAGATCTGTAGGAACTGCAGCGCTGTGCTCTGCTGCCGCATGGCGCCCCTCCAGAAAGCACAG ATTGTGAAGCTGATCAAATCGTCTCCAGAACACCCCATCACACTAGCCATTGGAGACGGGGCTAATGATGTTAGCATGATCCTGGAGGCTCACGTGGGCATCG GCATCATGGGTAAAGAGGGTCGCCAGGCAGCGCGGAACAGCGACTACGCCATCCCGAAGTTCAAACACCTGAAGAAGATGCTGCTGGTTCACGGACACTACTACTACGTCCGCATCTCAGAGCTTGTCCAGTACTTCTTCTACAAA AATGTCGCCTTCATCTTCCCTCAGTTCCTCTACCAGTTCTTCTGTGGCTTCTCCCAACAG CCGCTGTATGACACAGCCTATCTGACACTGTACAATATCAGCTTTACCTCTCTACCCATCCTGCTCTTCAGCCTCATCGAGCAGCACATCAACATGGACATCCTCAAGAAAGACCCCTCCCTCTACAG GGACATAGCTAAGAACTCTCTCCTGCGTTGGCCCATTTTCATCTACTGGACCTTTCTGGGGTTGTTCGACGCCATCGTCTTCTTCTTTGGTTCTTACTTCCTGTTCAACAACAGCACCTTCACCAGCAACGGACAG CTAATGACAACCAACACACAGATG ATGTTTGGTAACTGGACGTTTGGGACTCTGGTCTTCACTGTGCTGGTGTTCACAGTCACGTTAAAG cTCGCCCTGGACACACACTACTGGACGTGGATCAACCACTTTGTCATCTGGGGCTCGCTGCTTTTCTTCGTCATCTTCTCTCTGCTATGGGGAGGCATCATTTG gccCTTCCTGAACTACCAGAGGATGTACTATGTGTTTATTCAGATGTTGTCCAGCGGTCCGGCCTGGCTCAGCATCATCCTGCTCATCGTCATCAGTTTGCTGCCTGACGTGGTCAAGAAGGTCGTCTGTAGGGCCCTGTGGCCCACCACCACAGAACGCATCCag AATGCAGACAAGCTGTATAACGGCCAGCTATCGGAGTTCACCCCGCTGGCATCTCTCCACGCGCCCACGCGCAGGAGGGCCGACCACCAGaaccccattcccagaaggtctgAACCCTTCACCAAAAAACTCATGTTCACCCACTGGAGGGGCGGGCCCGACTACTGCACTTTCACCCCACTCCTCCGATTCGCCGGCAACTCCCGTCACTCTAGGGCTGGCTACGTCCAGAATTGGGCAGGGCCTGAGACCTCGGTGTAG
- the LOC129840224 gene encoding phospholipid-transporting ATPase IH-like isoform X3 gives MDFSSIRKFITRWCAGEENWVDTRTVYIGNKEPPPGAEAYIPQRYPDNRIISSKYTFWNFVPKNLFEQFRRIANFYFLIIFLVQLIIDTPTSPITSGLPLFFVITVTAIKQGYEDWLRHKADNAINQCPVHEVQHGKVIRKQSRKLRVGDVVLIKEDETFPCDLILLSTSREDGTCFVTTASLDGESSHKTYYAVQDTKAFNTEEDFDTLQASIECEQPQPDLYKFVGRINIYSDRNEPIARPLGSENLLLRGATLKNTQHIYAVAIYTGMETKMALNYQSKSQKRSAVEKSMNAYLIVYLCILISKALINTVLKYVWQADPDKDEPFYNQKTDTERQRHILIRAFTDFLAFMVLFNYIIPVSMYVTVEMQKFLGSYFIMWDDEMFDEELGERAQVNTSDLNEELGQVEYVFTDKTGTLTENNMEFIECCVDGYVYVPDAICNGQVMPGATSMDMIDSSPGPGGKESEELFFRALCLCHTVQVKEEETVDGIKMGIHQNKATSFYISSSPDEVALVEGMKRLGFTYLRLKDSHMEILNREDEVERFELLEVLTFDSVRRRMSVIVRSTTGEYYLFCKGADSSIFPRVISGKVEQVKARVEHNAVEGLRTLCVAYRKLSVAQYEETCHLLNSAKLALQDRDRKLAEAYDLIEKDFILLGATAVEDRLQDKAADTIESLQKAGMKVWVLTGDKMETAAATCYASKLFRRSTQILELTTKRTEEQSLHDVLFDLSKTVLRQHGSMTRDTFSGLSADCVDYGLIIDGATLSAVLKPSQEDSSQGNYKEIFLEICRNCSAVLCCRMAPLQKAQIVKLIKSSPEHPITLAIGDGANDVSMILEAHVGIGIMGKEGRQAARNSDYAIPKFKHLKKMLLVHGHYYYVRISELVQYFFYKNVAFIFPQFLYQFFCGFSQQPLYDTAYLTLYNISFTSLPILLFSLIEQHINMDILKKDPSLYRDIAKNSLLRWPIFIYWTFLGLFDAIVFFFGSYFLFNNSTFTSNGQLMTTNTQMMFGNWTFGTLVFTVLVFTVTLKLALDTHYWTWINHFVIWGSLLFFVIFSLLWGGIIWPFLNYQRMYYVFIQMLSSGPAWLSIILLIVISLLPDVVKKVVCRALWPTTTERIQRMRADRNFGVMTYSRDSLLDGGVALSTSEA, from the exons TGTGCTGGAGAGGAGAACTGGGTGGACACCAGGACGGTGTACATCGGAAACAAGGAGCCCCCACCGGGAGCGGAGGCCTACATTCCCCAGAGGTACCCCGACAACCGCATCATCTCCTCCAAG TACACCTTCTGGAATTTTGTTCCGAAGAATTTGTTTGAGCAGTTTAGAAGAATTGCCAATTTCTACTTCCTCATCATATTTCTTGTCCAG TTGATAATTGACACTCCCACCAGTCCCATCACCAGCGGACTACCTCTCTTCTTTGTCATCACTGTCACGGCCATCAAACAGGGCTATGAGGACTGGCTCAGGCACAAAGCAGACAATGCTATTAACCAGTGTCCTGTGCACGAGGTGCAGCATGGGAAGGTGATCAGGAAACAGAGTCGTAAGCTGAGG GTGGGTGATGTGGTGCTGATCAAGGAAGATGAGACGTTCCCCTGTGACCTCATCCTTCTCTCCACCAGTAGGGAGGATGGGACCTGTTTTGTCACTACAGCCAGTCTGGATGGGGAGTCCAGTCACAAG ACCTACTATGCTGTGCAGGACACTAAGGCCTTCAACACAGAGGAGGATTTTGATACTCTACAGGCTTCTATTGAATGTGAACAACCACAGCCAGACCTCTACAA ATTCGTGGGCCGAATCAATATTTATTCGGACAGAAACGAGCCCATCGCGAG GCCTTTAGGATCTGAGAACCTACTTCTCAGAGGGGCGACACTGAAAAACACACAGCACATATATG CTGTTGCCATCTACACTGGCATGGAGACCAAGATGGCGCTCAACTACCAGTCCAAGTCCCAGAAACGCTCTGCAGTGGAGAA GTCAATGAATGCGTATCTGATAGTGTACCTGTGCATCCTGATCAGCAAGGCTCTGATCAACACAGTGCTGAAGtatgtgtggcaggctgacccGGACAAAGACGAGCCCTTCTACAACCAGAAGACTGACACAGAGAGGCAACGCCATATA ttgatCCGGGCGTTCACAGACTTCCTGGCCTTCATGGTGTTGTTTAATTACATCATCCCTGTGTCCATGTACGTTACCGTGGAGATGCAGAAGTTCCTGGGGTCCTACTTCATCATGTGGGAtgatgagatgtttgacgaggaactgggagagagggCTCAGGTTAACACATCTGACCTCAATGAAGAACTGGGACAG GTGGAGTACGTGTTTACAGACAAGACAGGCACCCTGACAGAGAACAACATGGAGTTTATAGAGTGCTGTGTGGACGGCTATGTTTACGTCCCTGATGCCATCTGTAATGGACAGGTCATGCCAGGGGCAACCAGCATGGACATGATCGACTCCTCACCTGGACCAGGGGGCAAG GAGTCTGAGGAGCTGTTCTTCCGGGCGTTGTGTCTGTGCCACACGGTAcaggtgaaggaggaggagacagtggatGGCATCAAGATGGGTATCCACCAGAACAAGGCCACCTCCTTCTACATATCATCCTCTCCTGACGAGGTGGCATTGGTGGAGGGCATGAAGAG GCTTGGCTTCACCTATCTGCGGCTGAAGGACAGTCACATGGAGATTCTCAATAGGGAGGATGAGGTTGAGAG GTTTGAGCTGCTGGAGGTATTGACCTTTGACTCTGTGAGAAGGAGAATGAGTGTTATCGTCAGGTccaccacag GGGAGTACTACCTGTTCTGTAAAGGGGCCGACTCCTCCATCTTCCCCCGGGTGATCTCTGGCAAGGTGGAGCAGGTCAAAGCCAGAGTGGAGCACAACGCTGtg gaggGTCTACGGACACTGTGCGTGGCGTACAGGAAGTTGAGCGTGGCTCAGTACGAGGAGACGTGTCACCTGCTGAACAGCGCCAAGCTGGCCCTGCAGGACCGAGACAGGAAGCTGGCCGAGGCCTATGACCTCATTGAGAAGGACTTCATACTGCTGGGGGCCACCGCCGTGGAGGACAG GCTCCAGGACAAGGCAGCGGACACCATCGAGTCTCTCCAGAAGGCTGGGATGAAGGTGTGGGTGCTGACCGGAGACAAGATGGAGACGGCAGCGGCTACTTGTTACGCTAGCAAGCTGTTCCGCCGCTCCACACAGATACTGGAGCTGACCACCAAACGCACCGAGGAACAGAGTCTACATGACGTTCTGTTTGACCTGAGTAAAACCGTACTCAGACAGCATGGTAGCATGACCAGAGACACCTTCTCAGG tttgtCTGCTGACTGTGTGGACTACGGTCTGATCATCGACGGGGCCACCCTGTCTGCGGTGCTGAAGCCCAGTCAGGAGGACTCCAGTCAGGGGAACTACAAGGAGATCTTCCTGGAGATCTGTAGGAACTGCAGCGCTGTGCTCTGCTGCCGCATGGCGCCCCTCCAGAAAGCACAG ATTGTGAAGCTGATCAAATCGTCTCCAGAACACCCCATCACACTAGCCATTGGAGACGGGGCTAATGATGTTAGCATGATCCTGGAGGCTCACGTGGGCATCG GCATCATGGGTAAAGAGGGTCGCCAGGCAGCGCGGAACAGCGACTACGCCATCCCGAAGTTCAAACACCTGAAGAAGATGCTGCTGGTTCACGGACACTACTACTACGTCCGCATCTCAGAGCTTGTCCAGTACTTCTTCTACAAA AATGTCGCCTTCATCTTCCCTCAGTTCCTCTACCAGTTCTTCTGTGGCTTCTCCCAACAG CCGCTGTATGACACAGCCTATCTGACACTGTACAATATCAGCTTTACCTCTCTACCCATCCTGCTCTTCAGCCTCATCGAGCAGCACATCAACATGGACATCCTCAAGAAAGACCCCTCCCTCTACAG GGACATAGCTAAGAACTCTCTCCTGCGTTGGCCCATTTTCATCTACTGGACCTTTCTGGGGTTGTTCGACGCCATCGTCTTCTTCTTTGGTTCTTACTTCCTGTTCAACAACAGCACCTTCACCAGCAACGGACAG CTAATGACAACCAACACACAGATG ATGTTTGGTAACTGGACGTTTGGGACTCTGGTCTTCACTGTGCTGGTGTTCACAGTCACGTTAAAG cTCGCCCTGGACACACACTACTGGACGTGGATCAACCACTTTGTCATCTGGGGCTCGCTGCTTTTCTTCGTCATCTTCTCTCTGCTATGGGGAGGCATCATTTG gccCTTCCTGAACTACCAGAGGATGTACTATGTGTTTATTCAGATGTTGTCCAGCGGTCCGGCCTGGCTCAGCATCATCCTGCTCATCGTCATCAGTTTGCTGCCTGACGTGGTCAAGAAGGTCGTCTGTAGGGCCCTGTGGCCCACCACCACAGAACGCATCCag AGAATGAGGGCTGATAGAAACTTTGGAGTTATGACCTACAGCCGGGACTCCCTGCTAGATGGGGGGGTTGCCCTGTCCACCTCAGAGGCCTAG